A single Anopheles arabiensis isolate DONGOLA chromosome X, AaraD3, whole genome shotgun sequence DNA region contains:
- the LOC120905711 gene encoding ragulator complex protein LAMTOR3 homolog — protein sequence MTDDVKRFFHNIRKRVAGLNCIIITDRDGVPLMKVGDDKSLGMIMKPSFHTTFTMATEQSNKLGLGRNRNIISVYTGYQVVQMNKLPLLVTFIGTESCNIGHILALDQQIELVLDEVKVAVTET from the exons ATGACGGACGATGTGAAGCGGTTTTTCCACAACATCCGGAAACG TGTTGCCGGGCTGaactgcatcatcatcaccgacCGGGACGGCGTGCCGCTGATGAAGGTGGGCGACGACAAATCGCTCGGCATGATCATGAAGCCATCGTTCCACACCACCTTCACGATGGCGACGGAGCAGTCGAACAAGCTCGGGCTGGGCCGTAACCGGAACATCATCTCCGTCTACACCGGCTACCAGGTGGTGCAGATGAACAAGCTGCCCCTGCTCGTCACGTTCATCGGCACGGAAAGCTGCAACATCGGCCACATACTGGCCCTCGACCAGCAGATCGAGCTGGTGCTGGACGAGGTGAAGGTGGCCGTCACGGAAACGTGA